ATATCGAAAGTTTTCCGAGTGAATAGTAATGTGTTTGGTTAAACGATACTGCGTTGTAAAATCCTTCCCGCATGTGGGGCATTTATACAATCGATCGCCCGTATGACGGCGCATGTGTCTGGTAAGAGTCACTTCGTACTTGAAAGCTTTGTCACATATGAGGCATATGAATTGTCTCCCACTAGTATGAATCAGCTTGTGCTTCTTCATGCTTGTACTGTCCAGAAAACCTTTGCCGCACATATCACAATTAAATCGATACTTGCCTGTGTGAGTAGACATGTGCCCCGTAAGCGAGCGTTCATTGGAAAAGTCTCGTTCACACACAGTGCATTTGAACGGTCGCTCACCTGTATGAATACGCTCGTGTCGCTTTAAAAGTTTGCTATCAGTAAATCCTCTGCCACACACATCACACTTACAACAATAATCACCCGTGTGGGAAATCTTATGTCTAGCTAAAGAAAATTTAGTGGCAAGTTTCTTATCACATATGTTGCATTTATACGATGCTTCGTCCTTGTGAAGAGACATGTGTGCGGTTAAGTAGCTTTTTCTGATGAAACCTTTGCTACACACGCTGCATTGATAGGGCCGCTCACCCGTATGAAGATGCATGTGCATGGTAAGATTCGTTTTGCGTCGAAAACCTTTGCCACATACGCTGCATTTGATCGAGCGCTCACTTGTATGCACACGTTCATGTTCCTTTAAAAATCTGTGGTCATGAAATCCTTTGCCGCATACATCACATTTACAACAATATTCGCCCGTGTGGCTAAACTTATGCTTAGCTAAAGCATATTTGGTGTGAAAACTTGTTCCGCATATGATGCATTCATGCGATGGTTCGCTGTTATGAAGACGCATGTGGGCGTTGAGGCAGAACTTCCTTGTAAAGTCTTTACTACACATGGTGCATTGATAAGGTCGCTCGTCCGTGTGAATGCGCATATGTTCCGTAAGATTTAATTTGCGTCGGAAACGTTTGTCACATGCACTGCATTTGAACGGGTACTCACTCGTATGAATACGTACGTGATTTTCGGCATTCGAACGAAAATGGAAGCCTTTGCCACAAATATCACACTTGTACCGAAACTCGTCCGTGTGAATAAACATGTGTGATGTTAAGCCAAACTTACTGGAGAAATCTTTCTCGCACACAGTACATTTATAAGGCCGCTCTCCCGTATGGATGTGTTCGTGTACTTTCAAGTGAGACTTGATCATGAATCCTTTGCCACATACTTCACACTTATATCTATATTCACCAGTGTGTACCGACTGGTGATTGGTGAGGGCAGTACTACTAGCAAATTCATTTCCGCAAGTGGTGCATTTGAACGAAGGCTTCCCAGTATGCGTGCGCAAGTGTTGAGCAAGATTATTATCAATATGAAACGTTTTGTCACATATGTTGCATTTGAATGGCCGTTCCCCGGTATGAATACGTTCGTGCTCCTTCAATTTTGAACCTCGAATGAAACCCTTGCCACATACATCACACCTATACCGATAATCACCCGTATGAATAGCCATGTGTTGAGTAACACCACGATTGGAAGTGAAATCTTTATTGCATACTGTGCATTTGTACGGTCTTTCACCGgtatgaatatttttgtgattcTGTAAAGTTGAATTTGAACTGAATCCTTTGCCGCAGACATCGCAAGTGTGCAATCGGTTGTCCGAAGGTTCAGTGGGTCGGTCGAGACATTCTGGGTCAGATTGTATAGCACGacttttattttgatttgtaaAATCAGTTGGAGTGCTAGATAACTCTGTTTGTACTGGCTCTAATATAATTTCCGTTGGCTGACTTGTTTCCATATCACTAAAAATGCACGAAACTTCAGACTGATGCTACGACGGAAAATGTCTAACTCACCTTTGGATAGCTTCATTACAGCTGCCGTATTGGTACGCCTTTTGCTCTAAATCGAGTGGTTCATATTTCGTACCAATATTGTCTTGCAAACTAGTATTAaattgcatgtttttttttttttctctctgatGGCTCAGACCTACTGGTCCATATTAGCCAGGTGTGTCAAGTGATGGgatttgtcaattgacatacgaATTCGCAGTACTGTTTTGATTTCTCTCTTGTTTGCGTGTTCTATTTTGGCATATAGCCTCTGTGGAGCTGTATGTACTTGTTCGGTGTAAATTGTTTGCTACTTTCGCGGGGATTTCTCAAACATTAATACCAATCTCTTTTACGAAGTCGGCGATTTGGCGgtattcatcattttttttattttttaggacATCAATGAGTTTGTTCTTTTTGGCCAGTATCGGATAACAACACCTGTGTCGATTGTATTTTGGACAGTTGTGAAGAATATGGATAATATTTTCTTGTACGTCACA
This genomic window from Malaya genurostris strain Urasoe2022 chromosome 1, Malgen_1.1, whole genome shotgun sequence contains:
- the LOC131426356 gene encoding zinc finger protein 883-like codes for the protein MQFNTSLQDNIGTKYEPLDLEQKAYQYGSCNEAIQSDMETSQPTEIILEPVQTELSSTPTDFTNQNKSRAIQSDPECLDRPTEPSDNRLHTCDVCGKGFSSNSTLQNHKNIHTGERPYKCTVCNKDFTSNRGVTQHMAIHTGDYRYRCDVCGKGFIRGSKLKEHERIHTGERPFKCNICDKTFHIDNNLAQHLRTHTGKPSFKCTTCGNEFASSTALTNHQSVHTGEYRYKCEVCGKGFMIKSHLKVHEHIHTGERPYKCTVCEKDFSSKFGLTSHMFIHTDEFRYKCDICGKGFHFRSNAENHVRIHTSEYPFKCSACDKRFRRKLNLTEHMRIHTDERPYQCTMCSKDFTRKFCLNAHMRLHNSEPSHECIICGTSFHTKYALAKHKFSHTGEYCCKCDVCGKGFHDHRFLKEHERVHTSERSIKCSVCGKGFRRKTNLTMHMHLHTGERPYQCSVCSKGFIRKSYLTAHMSLHKDEASYKCNICDKKLATKFSLARHKISHTGDYCCKCDVCGRGFTDSKLLKRHERIHTGERPFKCTVCERDFSNERSLTGHMSTHTGKYRFNCDMCGKGFLDSTSMKKHKLIHTSGRQFICLICDKAFKYEVTLTRHMRRHTGDRLYKCPTCGKDFTTQYRLTKHITIHSENFRYKCPVCDKGFSELSNLKAHESIHSVEKPFKCVVCEQQFKLKHILVRHMTQRHTGEKLPL